From Carya illinoinensis cultivar Pawnee chromosome 5, C.illinoinensisPawnee_v1, whole genome shotgun sequence, one genomic window encodes:
- the LOC122310270 gene encoding uncharacterized protein LOC122310270: protein MAIKLDMSKAYDQVEWKFLEAIMKKMGFGCRWINLVMDCITSVSYSVIVNGQYGSSFKPEKGIRQGDPLSPYLSLLCAERLNALLTQAETRQEIKGVAACRGGVRISHLLFVDDSLFSNTSAARRAELANAVGVSASNSYDKYLGLPSMVGWKISHVKSCDPSCPNIYYECVKLSKRLLKETNSMLGKFWWGNCHNQNKIHWKNWKNMGKSKKDGELGFRDLEFFNCAMLAKQVWRMLNNSSSLVATILRQKYCRNGNVFKAKKGNNSSMIWQSLWSSIPLLKASCLWRVRDVINISIWHVKWIPNKIKSLIQVLDSDATVSELINKEEGFSKKEVLT, encoded by the exons ATGGCTATCAAGCTGGACATGTCAAAGGCTTATGATCAAGTGGAATGGAAGTTCTTGGAGGCAATTATGAAGAAGATGGGTTTTGGATGTAGATGGATAAATTTGGTAATGGACTGCATTACTTCAGTCAGTTACTCAGTAATTGTGAATGGTCAATATGGAAGTTCTTTTAAACCAGAAAAAGGGATtaggcaaggagatccattatctCCTTATCTATCCCTCTTATGTGCAGAAAGACTTAATGCATTGTTAACTCAGGCAGAAACAAGACAGGAGATTAAAGGTGTTGCAGCTTGTAGAGGGGGTGTGAGGATTAGTCACTTACTTTTTGTTGATGATAGTTTGTT ttcaaaTACTAGTGCTGCGAGAAGGGCTGAATTAGCTAATGCAGTTGGTGTTTCAGCAAGCAACAGTTATGATAAGTATTTGGGCCTTCCAAGCATGGTTG GCTGGAAAATAAGTCATGTTAAAAGTTGTGATCCAAGTTGTCCCAACATATACTATGAGTGTGTTAAGTTGTCAAAGAGATTGCTCAAGGAGACAAATTCAATGTTGGgaaagttttggtggggaaatTGTCATAATCAGAATAAGATCCATTGGAAGAATTGGAAGAACATGGGGAAATCTAAGAAGGATGGGGAGTTGGGCTTTAgggatttagaatttttcaattgTGCTATGTTGGCAAAGCAAGTATGGAGGATGTTGAATAATTCAAGTTCTCTTGTTGCTACAATTCTGAGGCAGAAGTATTGTAGGAATGGAAATGTATTTAAGGCAAAGAAGGGTAATAATTCTTCGATGATTTGGCAAAGTTTATGGTCCTCAATTCCTTTACTAAAAGCTAGTTGCCTTTGGAGAGTTAGGGATGTGATTAATATTAGCATATGGCATGTTAAGTGGATTCCtaataagataaaatctcttataCAAGTGTTGGATAGTGATGCTACTGTTTCAGAATTGATTAATAAAGAGGAGGGTTTCTCGAAAAAGGAAGTCTTAACTTAG
- the LOC122309565 gene encoding protein POOR HOMOLOGOUS SYNAPSIS 1 isoform X2 has protein sequence MAGSLAIVRTEDAQDPVDAISDQWEIQFARFFGYPPISSSCPGLSPLLLKSRKRRPHGTWISSSSSAFLRLVNDHSNSDVILTVSLRGKILEQHYVSKLHFSWPHVSCVSGFPARGTRSVFVSYRDLEIQKFALRFSTTYETEIFINSLKEILNDVSDIAPLNNDLGSEILSQTELVSSNRHSNRACEELSFMPPEQTYTPQMSPSLNNEMEQHSSNLEKDTAFRHDFEETVAALPPSFTSLLTNCCSEVNQAQSTVCKEADLKSQIVKYMEDSAFQDMLITVEKVISEMGGDLTL, from the exons ATGGCGGGATCTCTGGCAATTGTACGGACCGAAGACGCACAGGACCCGGTGGACGCCATTAGCGACCAGTGGGAGATTCAATTCGCTCGCTTCTTCGGCTACCCTCCTATCTCCTCCTCTTGTCCCggtctctctcctctccttctcaAATCCCGGAAACGTCGTCCCCACGGCACTTGgatctcctcctcttcctccgcCTTCCTACGACTCGTCAACGATCACTCCAATTCCGATGTCATCCTCACCGTATCTTTGAGAGGAAAGATCCTT GAACAACACTACGTATCGAAGCTGCACTTCTCCTGGCCTCACGTGTCATGTGTCTCTGGATTTCCTGCCAGGGGTACGAGATCTGTTTTTGTTAGCTACAGGGATCTTGAG ATCCAAAAGTTTGCTTTGCGATTTTCAACAACATATGAAACAGAGATATTCATAAATTCTTTGAAG GAGATCTTGAATGATGTCAGCGATATTGCACCTTTAAATAATGACCTTGGATCTGAAATCTTGTCACAAACTGAGTTGGTGTCTTCTAACCGACACTCCAATAG AGCTTGTGAGGAATTGAGTTTTATGCCTCCCGAGCAAACTTATACTCCACAAATGTCACCAAGCTTAAACAATGAAATGGAGCAGCACTCATCTAACCTTGAAAAGGATACTGCATTTCGTCATGACTTTGAAGAAACTGTTGCAGCATTACCGCCCAGCTTTACATCATTGCTGACCAACTGTTGCTCTGAAGTGAACCAGG CCCAATCAACTGTTTGCAAGGAAGCTGATCTCAAATCCCAAATTGTG AAATACATGGAGGATTCTGCCTTCCAAG ATATGTTGATTACAGTGGAGAAAGTTATCAGCGAAATGGGAGGTGATTTGACCCTGTAG
- the LOC122311615 gene encoding uncharacterized protein LOC122311615 isoform X2: MASLHQRHRTMHLESSPSLSSPSTCDSLASLCPSPPSTRDSYICFTAHLLSNKSAFYAMEKTICTLWREVYKGLILALRTSSGFFHPYQMKGGGSTHCCLWPGPEEAKLIMHVRRIGA; encoded by the exons ATGGCCTCCCTCCACCAGCGCCACCGCACGATGCATCTCGAGTCGTCACCATCCCTCTCGTCGCCCAGCACCTGCGACTCGTTAGCCTCCCTCTGCCCATCGCCGCCCAGCACCCGCGACTCCTACATCTGTTTCACAGCCCATCTGCTCAGCAACAAGAG TGCCTTCTATGCTATGGAAAAAACAATTTGCACTCTCTGGAGGGAGGTCTACAAAGGTTTGATCCTAGCTTTACGCACTAGCTCGGGCTTTTTTCATCCTTATCAAAT GAAGGGCGGAGGTTCTACTCATTGCTGCCTATGGCCAGGGCCTGAAGAAGCTAAACTTATCATGCATGTAAGAAGAATTGGAGCTTAA
- the LOC122309565 gene encoding protein POOR HOMOLOGOUS SYNAPSIS 1 isoform X3, translated as MAGSLAIVRTEDAQDPVDAISDQWEIQFARFFGYPPISSSCPGLSPLLLKSRKRRPHGTWISSSSSAFLRLVNDHSNSDVILTVSLRGKILIQKFALRFSTTYETEIFINSLKEILNDVSDIAPLNNDLGSEILSQTELVSSNRHSNRACEELSFMPPEQTYTPQMSPSLNNEMEQHSSNLEKDTAFRHDFEETVAALPPSFTSLLTNCCSEVNQAQSTVCKEADLKSQIVMLYVATDLLVHVACFAAEIHGGFCLPRYVDYSGESYQRNGR; from the exons ATGGCGGGATCTCTGGCAATTGTACGGACCGAAGACGCACAGGACCCGGTGGACGCCATTAGCGACCAGTGGGAGATTCAATTCGCTCGCTTCTTCGGCTACCCTCCTATCTCCTCCTCTTGTCCCggtctctctcctctccttctcaAATCCCGGAAACGTCGTCCCCACGGCACTTGgatctcctcctcttcctccgcCTTCCTACGACTCGTCAACGATCACTCCAATTCCGATGTCATCCTCACCGTATCTTTGAGAGGAAAGATCCTT ATCCAAAAGTTTGCTTTGCGATTTTCAACAACATATGAAACAGAGATATTCATAAATTCTTTGAAG GAGATCTTGAATGATGTCAGCGATATTGCACCTTTAAATAATGACCTTGGATCTGAAATCTTGTCACAAACTGAGTTGGTGTCTTCTAACCGACACTCCAATAG AGCTTGTGAGGAATTGAGTTTTATGCCTCCCGAGCAAACTTATACTCCACAAATGTCACCAAGCTTAAACAATGAAATGGAGCAGCACTCATCTAACCTTGAAAAGGATACTGCATTTCGTCATGACTTTGAAGAAACTGTTGCAGCATTACCGCCCAGCTTTACATCATTGCTGACCAACTGTTGCTCTGAAGTGAACCAGG CCCAATCAACTGTTTGCAAGGAAGCTGATCTCAAATCCCAAATTGTG ATGCTCTATGTTGCCACTGATTTATTGGTACATGTTGCTTGTTTTGCTGCAGAAATACATGGAGGATTCTGCCTTCCAAG ATATGTTGATTACAGTGGAGAAAGTTATCAGCGAAATGGGAGGTGA
- the LOC122311615 gene encoding uncharacterized protein LOC122311615 isoform X1, whose translation MASLHQRHRTMHLESSPSLSSPSTCDSLASLCPSPPSTRDSYICFTAHLLSNKSAFYAMEKTICTLWREVYKGLILALRTSSGFFHPYQMQVRPSLKSWLIFHFGRAEVLLIAAYGQGLKKLNLSCM comes from the exons ATGGCCTCCCTCCACCAGCGCCACCGCACGATGCATCTCGAGTCGTCACCATCCCTCTCGTCGCCCAGCACCTGCGACTCGTTAGCCTCCCTCTGCCCATCGCCGCCCAGCACCCGCGACTCCTACATCTGTTTCACAGCCCATCTGCTCAGCAACAAGAG TGCCTTCTATGCTATGGAAAAAACAATTTGCACTCTCTGGAGGGAGGTCTACAAAGGTTTGATCCTAGCTTTACGCACTAGCTCGGGCTTTTTTCATCCTTATCAAATGCAAGTACGCCCCTCTTTAAAAAGTTGgctcatttttcattttg GAAGGGCGGAGGTTCTACTCATTGCTGCCTATGGCCAGGGCCTGAAGAAGCTAAACTTATCATGCATGTAA
- the LOC122311615 gene encoding uncharacterized protein LOC122311615 isoform X3, protein MASLHQRHRTMHLESSPSLSSPSTCDSLASLCPSPPSTRDSYICFTAHLLSNKSAFYAMEKTICTLWREVYKGLILALRTSSGFFHPYQMQEGRRFYSLLPMARA, encoded by the exons ATGGCCTCCCTCCACCAGCGCCACCGCACGATGCATCTCGAGTCGTCACCATCCCTCTCGTCGCCCAGCACCTGCGACTCGTTAGCCTCCCTCTGCCCATCGCCGCCCAGCACCCGCGACTCCTACATCTGTTTCACAGCCCATCTGCTCAGCAACAAGAG TGCCTTCTATGCTATGGAAAAAACAATTTGCACTCTCTGGAGGGAGGTCTACAAAGGTTTGATCCTAGCTTTACGCACTAGCTCGGGCTTTTTTCATCCTTATCAAATGCAA GAAGGGCGGAGGTTCTACTCATTGCTGCCTATGGCCAGGGCCTGA
- the LOC122309564 gene encoding peroxidase 5-like — protein sequence MQMGVGGHVSISTIFIFVFFSILLSSSEAAIKPDGNDFHVGFYRRTCPRAEEIVADVVLRAMSRDPGIAAGIIRLFFHDCFVNGCDASILLDSTPSGAPVEKESPANGGTLRGLEVIDEIKAQVEQECPGVVSCADILAFASRDAALLSGLSNHRVPAGRRDGLSSRAADTLGNLPSPSSSINYIAGIFATKGLSLEEMVILTGAHSIGVSHCSSFDYRLYNFSSTQRTDPDLDMLHASYLSAECPGPQSLLGRVKGDRAVNFDHLSPHRLDNAFYVHLLQGTALLQSDQAMANDPKTSRIVHRMAFHPIAWSRQFARAIIRLGSVDVLTGTEGEIRKNCRSVN from the exons ATGCAAATGGGAGTTGGCGGCCATGTCTCTATCTCGACAATCTtcatcttcgtcttcttctccattcttctttcttcttcggAAGCAGCAATTAAGCCCGACGGAAACGACTTCCATGTGGGATTCTACCGCAGAACTTGCCCCCGAGCCGAGGAAATTGTGGCTGATGTTGTTTTAAGGGCAATGAGTAGAGATCCAGGCATTGCTGCTGGCATCATCCGCCTCTTTTTCCACGATTGCTTTGTCAAT GGATGCGATGCCTCAATTCTGTTGGACTCAACACCGTCTGGTGCCCCTGTAGAAAAAGAATCACCAGCAAATGGTGGCACCCTTCGTGGGCTTGAAGTAATTGACGAGATCAAGGCTCAGGTCGAGCAGGAATGCCCTGGAGTTGTATCTTGTGCTGATATACTGGCATTTGCAAGCCGGGATGCTGCTCTGCTATCTGGTCTATCCAACCATCGTGTCCCAGCTGGCCGCCGCGATGGTCTCTCTTCCCGTGCGGCTGATACACTCGGCAATCTCCCTAGTCCATCATCATCTATCAATTATATTGCAGGAATCTTCGCCACAAAAGGATTGAGCCTGGAAGAGATGGTTATCCTCACAGGTGCACATTCGATTGGTGTTTCCCACTGCAGCTCCTTTgattatagactatataatttCAGCTCAACTCAAAGGACAGACCCTGATCTGGACATGCTCCATGCTAGTTATTTGTCAGCAGAGTGCCCAGGTCCACAGTCATTGCTCGGAAGAGTGAAGGGTGATCGTGCCGTGAACTTTGATCATTTATCACCACACAGGCTGGACAATGCATTCTATGTACATTTATTGCAGGGAACGGCACTGCTTCAATCAGATCAGGCAATGGCTAATGATCCCAAGACCAGTCGGATTGTGCACAGGATGGCATTTCATCCAATAGCATGGTCTAGGCAGTTTGCTAGGGCCATAATTCGGCTGGGGAGTGTGGATGTGCTCACTGGAACAGAAGGGGAGATAAGAAAAAACTGTCGGTCTGTTAACTAG
- the LOC122311615 gene encoding uncharacterized protein LOC122311615 isoform X4: protein MASLHQRHRTMHLESSPSLSSPSTCDSLASLCPSPPSTRDSYICFTAHLLSNKSAFYAMEKTICTLWREVYKGRAEVLLIAAYGQGLKKLNLSCM, encoded by the exons ATGGCCTCCCTCCACCAGCGCCACCGCACGATGCATCTCGAGTCGTCACCATCCCTCTCGTCGCCCAGCACCTGCGACTCGTTAGCCTCCCTCTGCCCATCGCCGCCCAGCACCCGCGACTCCTACATCTGTTTCACAGCCCATCTGCTCAGCAACAAGAG TGCCTTCTATGCTATGGAAAAAACAATTTGCACTCTCTGGAGGGAGGTCTACAAAG GAAGGGCGGAGGTTCTACTCATTGCTGCCTATGGCCAGGGCCTGAAGAAGCTAAACTTATCATGCATGTAA
- the LOC122309565 gene encoding protein POOR HOMOLOGOUS SYNAPSIS 1 isoform X1 produces MAGSLAIVRTEDAQDPVDAISDQWEIQFARFFGYPPISSSCPGLSPLLLKSRKRRPHGTWISSSSSAFLRLVNDHSNSDVILTVSLRGKILEQHYVSKLHFSWPHVSCVSGFPARGTRSVFVSYRDLEIQKFALRFSTTYETEIFINSLKEILNDVSDIAPLNNDLGSEILSQTELVSSNRHSNRACEELSFMPPEQTYTPQMSPSLNNEMEQHSSNLEKDTAFRHDFEETVAALPPSFTSLLTNCCSEVNQAQSTVCKEADLKSQIVMLYVATDLLVHVACFAAEIHGGFCLPRYVDYSGESYQRNGR; encoded by the exons ATGGCGGGATCTCTGGCAATTGTACGGACCGAAGACGCACAGGACCCGGTGGACGCCATTAGCGACCAGTGGGAGATTCAATTCGCTCGCTTCTTCGGCTACCCTCCTATCTCCTCCTCTTGTCCCggtctctctcctctccttctcaAATCCCGGAAACGTCGTCCCCACGGCACTTGgatctcctcctcttcctccgcCTTCCTACGACTCGTCAACGATCACTCCAATTCCGATGTCATCCTCACCGTATCTTTGAGAGGAAAGATCCTT GAACAACACTACGTATCGAAGCTGCACTTCTCCTGGCCTCACGTGTCATGTGTCTCTGGATTTCCTGCCAGGGGTACGAGATCTGTTTTTGTTAGCTACAGGGATCTTGAG ATCCAAAAGTTTGCTTTGCGATTTTCAACAACATATGAAACAGAGATATTCATAAATTCTTTGAAG GAGATCTTGAATGATGTCAGCGATATTGCACCTTTAAATAATGACCTTGGATCTGAAATCTTGTCACAAACTGAGTTGGTGTCTTCTAACCGACACTCCAATAG AGCTTGTGAGGAATTGAGTTTTATGCCTCCCGAGCAAACTTATACTCCACAAATGTCACCAAGCTTAAACAATGAAATGGAGCAGCACTCATCTAACCTTGAAAAGGATACTGCATTTCGTCATGACTTTGAAGAAACTGTTGCAGCATTACCGCCCAGCTTTACATCATTGCTGACCAACTGTTGCTCTGAAGTGAACCAGG CCCAATCAACTGTTTGCAAGGAAGCTGATCTCAAATCCCAAATTGTG ATGCTCTATGTTGCCACTGATTTATTGGTACATGTTGCTTGTTTTGCTGCAGAAATACATGGAGGATTCTGCCTTCCAAG ATATGTTGATTACAGTGGAGAAAGTTATCAGCGAAATGGGAGGTGA